A single region of the Ascaphus truei isolate aAscTru1 chromosome 6, aAscTru1.hap1, whole genome shotgun sequence genome encodes:
- the LOC142497026 gene encoding uncharacterized protein LOC142497026, translated as MLVKVAALALVVCVITGTKADVSTDQVASAFWHYITQLTSNAQEAVGQIQQSDINKKLNVLIQDNLKNVDLYAGDLQSQLIPFAKQIHEQLTQDSEKLREQIRQELEELRVKLSPYADEVHKQLSRNVEELQLKLTPYAEELRTQVEKNTQAVSQQLSSVAQKVDAKLRENTGNLQASLAPYSQELQHKIDESVEQLKKQLAPYTDELKEKIEQRVQELRKNLAPYAEEAQEDLGRMMEGMAFHMRKSADEMKSKITENAELLREQLTPFAEELREKINGNAKEAKQALEPYLSELGQRMEQKITEFKDTVTPYGDALNKAVVQRAEDMRQKLGPYSVGMQDQLEFLEKDIRDKINVFISGGVPAVN; from the exons ATGTTGGTGAAGGTGGCAGCCCTGGCACTGGTTGTCTGTGTCATCACAG GCACTAAGGCCGATGTCAGCACTGACCAGGTGGCCAGCGCCTTCTGGCACTACATCACCCAGCTGACCAGCAATGCCCAGGAGGCCGTAGGTCAGATCCAGCAGTCCGACATCAACAAGAAGCTCAA TGTTCTCATCCAGGACAACCTGAAAAACGTGGACCTGTATGCGGGAGACCTGCAGAGCCAACTCATCCCCTTTGCCAAGCAGATCCATGAGCAGCTGACACAGGACTCGGAGAAGCTCCGAGAACAGATCCGCCAGGAGCTGGAGGAGCTCCGGGTCAAACTGTCCCCATATGCGGACGAGGTGCACAAACAGCTGAGCCGGAAcgtggaggagctgcagctgaAGCTGACGCCCTACGCGGAGGAGCTCCGGACACAGGTGGAGAAGAACACACAGGCCGTCAGCCAGCAGCTGAGCTCCGTGGCCCAGAAGGTGGACGCGAAGCTCAGGGAGAACACGGGTAACTTGCAGGCGTCGCTGGCCCCGTACTCCCAGGAGCTGCAACATAAGATAGATGAGAGCGTGGAACAACTAAAGAAGCAGCTCGCCCCCTACACCGACGAGCTGAAGGAAAAGATAGAGCAGCGAGTGCAGGAGCTACGTAAGAACCTGGCCCCCTACGCAGAGGAGGCACAGGAGGATCTGGGCAGGATGATGGAGGGAATGGCTTTCCACATGAGGAAGAGCGCCGATGAGATGAAGAGCAAGATTACGGAGAACGCAGAGCTGCTGAGGGAGCAGCTGACCCCCTTTGCAGAGGAGCTGAGGGAGAAGATAAACGGGAACGCCAAGGAAGCCAAGCAGGCGCTGGAGCCCTACCTGAGCGAGCTGGGCCAGCGCATGGAACAGAAGATCACAGAGTTTAAGGACACAGTGACCCCCTACGGCGACGCTCTCAACAAGGCCGTGGTGCAGAGGGCGGAGGACATGAGGCAGAAGCTTGGGCCGTACTCCGTAGGGATGCAGGACCAGCTGGAGTTCCTGGAGAAGGACATTCGGGACAAGATCAACGTCTTCATCAGCGGGGGCGTCCCTGCCGTGAACTAA